The following are encoded in a window of Arthrobacter sp. OAP107 genomic DNA:
- a CDS encoding AmiS/UreI family transporter has translation MAYVCLLLSGAALLVNGLATLGVLPRRDAAVLSLVIGSLQLILGVTYLGVTYVGVAPPGVTAPGGAAPEPDGGVQLLLSASGMFLFGLTYVYSGLDFLLGLGSRGLGWFCGMVAGCGLLLAAAWFPGDPLLAMLWLCWSYLWMLFFFSLALGHGGLSPLIGWSLVLASQATATVPALLGITGQWPGDPAVAGGAAACIAALLLLAAGLARRDCRRDARRDGGTDGQPAVVVPGEPLGTTRR, from the coding sequence ATGGCATATGTCTGCCTCCTCCTCTCGGGCGCCGCGCTGCTGGTCAACGGGCTCGCCACCCTGGGAGTGCTTCCCCGCCGGGACGCAGCCGTCCTGAGCCTGGTCATCGGCAGCCTTCAGCTGATCCTCGGCGTCACATATCTGGGCGTCACGTATGTGGGCGTTGCGCCTCCGGGCGTTACAGCTCCGGGCGGTGCGGCCCCGGAGCCCGACGGCGGCGTGCAGCTGCTGCTTTCAGCGTCCGGCATGTTCCTGTTCGGCCTGACCTACGTATACTCCGGCCTGGATTTCCTGCTGGGGCTGGGGTCCAGGGGCCTTGGCTGGTTCTGCGGCATGGTGGCCGGCTGCGGCCTCCTGCTCGCCGCGGCCTGGTTCCCTGGGGACCCGCTGCTGGCGATGCTGTGGCTCTGCTGGTCCTACCTGTGGATGCTGTTCTTCTTCTCGCTCGCGCTCGGCCATGGCGGGCTGTCGCCGCTGATCGGCTGGTCCCTGGTCCTGGCCAGCCAGGCGACAGCAACGGTGCCCGCCCTGCTCGGGATCACCGGGCAATGGCCCGGTGATCCCGCAGTGGCCGGCGGAGCCGCGGCGTGCATCGCCGCGCTGCTCTTGCTCGCCGCGGGCCTCGCCAGACGGGACTGCCGCAGGGACGCCCGGCGGGACGGCGGGACGGACGGCCAGCCCGCCGTCGTCGTCCCTGGCGAACCGTTAGGGACGACACGCCGTTAG
- the gdhA gene encoding NADP-specific glutamate dehydrogenase, with amino-acid sequence MDARLEAVRDTVLARNPGEAEFHRAVTEVFESLGPVHDRHPEFLEAAILERLCEPERQIIFRVPWADDSGRVQINRGFRVEFNSALGPYKGGLRFHPSVYLGIVKFLGFEQIFKNALTGMPIGGGKGGSDFDPRGRSDAEVMRFCQSFMTELYRHIGEYTDVPAGDIGVGGREIGYLFGQYKRITNRYESGVLTGKGISWGGSLVRPEATGFGTVIFTEEMLKTRGSSFDGQRVVVSGSGNVAINAIAKAQSLGAHVVACSDSSGYVVDEAGIDVGLLRQIKEVERGRLKDYVLRRPGVSYVEAGSVWDVDATVALPCATQNELDGDAAARLVRNGLLAVGEGANMPSTRDAVAVFQESGVLFGPGKAANAGGVATSALEMQQNASRDSWSFEHTEQRLTDIMVGIHHRCASTADEYGEPGNYVLGANIGGFVKVADAMLAQGLI; translated from the coding sequence ATGGATGCACGGCTGGAGGCTGTCAGGGACACGGTGCTGGCGCGGAATCCGGGCGAAGCCGAGTTCCACCGGGCGGTGACCGAGGTGTTCGAAAGCCTCGGCCCGGTCCATGACCGGCACCCCGAGTTCCTTGAAGCCGCCATCCTGGAGCGGCTCTGCGAGCCCGAACGCCAGATCATCTTCCGGGTGCCGTGGGCGGATGACTCCGGCCGGGTGCAGATCAACCGCGGCTTCCGCGTGGAGTTCAACTCGGCGCTCGGCCCCTACAAAGGCGGCCTCCGGTTCCATCCCTCCGTTTACCTCGGGATCGTGAAATTCCTCGGCTTCGAGCAGATCTTCAAGAATGCCCTCACCGGCATGCCGATCGGCGGCGGCAAGGGCGGTTCCGACTTCGACCCCCGGGGCCGCAGCGATGCCGAAGTCATGCGGTTTTGCCAGTCGTTCATGACGGAGCTCTACCGCCACATCGGCGAGTACACCGACGTGCCGGCCGGAGACATCGGCGTGGGCGGCCGCGAAATCGGTTATCTCTTCGGCCAGTACAAACGCATCACCAACCGCTACGAATCGGGCGTCCTGACCGGCAAGGGCATCTCCTGGGGAGGTTCGCTGGTCCGGCCCGAGGCCACCGGCTTCGGCACCGTGATCTTCACTGAAGAGATGCTCAAGACGCGGGGCTCATCCTTCGACGGGCAGCGCGTGGTGGTTTCCGGCTCCGGCAACGTGGCCATCAATGCCATCGCGAAGGCCCAGTCGCTCGGCGCCCACGTGGTGGCCTGCTCTGACTCCTCGGGCTACGTGGTCGATGAGGCGGGGATCGACGTCGGGCTGCTCCGGCAGATCAAAGAGGTGGAACGCGGACGCCTCAAGGACTACGTTCTGCGCCGTCCCGGCGTTTCCTACGTGGAGGCCGGCTCCGTCTGGGACGTTGACGCCACTGTCGCACTGCCGTGCGCCACGCAGAACGAGCTCGACGGCGATGCTGCCGCCCGGCTGGTCCGCAACGGACTGCTCGCCGTCGGCGAAGGCGCCAACATGCCCTCCACCCGGGACGCCGTGGCAGTGTTCCAGGAGTCGGGCGTGCTGTTCGGGCCGGGCAAGGCCGCCAACGCGGGCGGTGTGGCCACGTCGGCCCTGGAGATGCAGCAGAACGCGAGCCGCGACTCCTGGTCCTTCGAGCACACGGAACAGCGGCTCACGGACATCATGGTGGGAATCCACCACCGCTGCGCCTCCACCGCGGATGAGTACGGTGAGCCCGGAAACTATGTGCTGGGCGCGAACATCGGCGGCTTCGTCAAGGTGGCGGACGCGATGCTGGCGCAGGGTCTGATCTAG